A genomic window from Hippocampus zosterae strain Florida chromosome 13, ASM2543408v3, whole genome shotgun sequence includes:
- the haspin gene encoding uncharacterized protein haspin isoform X3 has translation MATVKPIFMRTYGKKKCKLTPWISLQEHKQAFNSSTSLDDSLFEHAKYIKARKRKPISVAAAIMTRNNKRCRLISSESEEDMSFSVKSQKNPLQINATSKATKSSPKAKKIRATRRKAKENITNEEDIFRVPLRSCPEPSPRESVTSRKQAPVSVRKGVTIRRKKQHCPMSSSSDEDLSSSTKSHTKPLQINTTSNLPHLSKAPFVTCRPRRPVTTKVKVSKAKGNVFTSLEDFTSGEESQVCFSRKKKRVPLAMLESSAENATSNLDTDPLLLNHSSDHSLGPRPRKPIFCSTPSVSLSSKRPHIVPFPSPNPTSLSISHIGASACQEDQDSPRQPCSSPPIGLNSNKKQNTSLRELNEQASPPFHEGHSKDLFMHPKSMNKSSRDGKMKYGGVSPSLHLLAPDSESDSCSVSTGEDLLSLTEVLKEKCLAQRCTVRLKRLNSLTLSQLCSQSTYSSCLTDLSSYHRGPPAQHHLISLDNKLPPEVFYESGLATTQDEACERSNTGNGPESENSNISISHALSPSLSAESDFKEVSTSTHAESTQHTGSSFEFFTCAQLATSFPGEISATEQEAHGTFQGKRCKVRAERLRLEEIKSAISKRLSVAPSSDNSVDTSCRAESLSWALIQECLTDKPAVRVERLAFTQLKELQQKGRKCQSSSNCSDFTNEDLTRNKRQNKTDSEHSEKISCKVVEKGSSSSFRLVASEEKASRKGPKVDQKAFGKNKKMRKGILTKRPGTTRKACVSGLSVSRWKNDSRSQAPHVFKRNNKGNPADCTINDLISAQPSGLPGFIGRTSNCTTPVKTCPLNLSSLLIDHTLSTQRWNRLKSALSVHRKVLLTPQSSKKPMQADVSQLMCDTDLFEAEKPSFVLLTPQSSKQQTPTNISQLMFDTDLSDAEKVFAECGQHCPLPWKECFSPLQMRRCVKIGEGTFGEVFSTDNSSGETVALKVIPLEGSEKVNGEDQKTFGEILHEIIISKELSSLKEKTSRHNQTSCFIGLHDLHCVRGCYPPEFLDAWDTFDRKKGSENDRPDLFENDQLFLILEFEFGGVDLENSNGTLSSVTVAKSILHQVTAALAVAEQQLNFEHRDLHWGNVLVKTTKQKTGSFLLNGAAHSLETKGVLVRIIDYSLSRLEIDGLTVSCDISNDEELFMGQGDYQFDIYRHMREENGTIFCISRSELILPRSVKQNGKWCRQRTNNNNMHC, from the exons atggccaCAGTGAAGCCAATATTTATGAGGACTTACGGGAagaaaaaatgcaaattgacGCCCTGGATTTCACTGCAGGAGCACAAGCAGGCCTTCAATAGCTCCACGTCTTTAGACGATTCCTTGTTTGAACACGCCAAGTACATCAAAGCCAG GAAAAGAAAACCTATCTCAGTCGCAGCAGCCATCATGACAAGAAATAACAAGAGGTGTCGTCTGATTAGCAGCGAGAGCGAGGAAGATATGTCATTTTCTGTGAAAAGTCAGAAAAACCCTCTGCAAATCAATGCAACTTCCAA agCAACGAAAAGTTCTCCTAAGGCAAAGAAGATCCGTGCAACAAGGAGGAAAGCAAAAGAGAACATTACTAATGAGGAGGACATTTTCAGAGTGCCCCTCCGCTCCTGCCCTGAGCCTTCTCCACGGGAAAGCGTAACCAG CAGGAAACAAGCACCTGTGTCAGTCAGAAAAGGGGTCACAATAAGACGGAAGAAGCAGCATTGTCCAATGAGCAGTTCCAGTGACGAAGATCTGTCATCTTCTACAAAAAGCCACACAAAGCCACTTCAAATTAATACTACTTCCAA TCTTCCCCATCTTTCAAAAGCCCCGTTTGTGACTTGTCGCCCACGCCGCCCCGTCACCACTAAAGTGAAAGTCTCAAAGGCAAAAGGCAACGTCTTCACATCCTTGGAAGACTTTACTTCTGGAGAGGAAAGCCAAGTCTGTTTTTCTCGCAAGAAGAAGAGAGTCCCTCTGGCAATGCTGGAATCAAGTGCGGAGAATGCCACCAGCAACCTGGATACCGATCCCTTGCTCCTAAATCATTCATCAGATCACAGCCTTGGGCCGCGCCCCAGGAAGCCTATCTTTTGCTCTACACCTTCAGTTAGCCTGTCAAGCAAACGTCCCCATATTGTTCCGTTTCCGTCCCCGAACCCCACATCCTTGTCCATCAGCCACATAGGTGCAAGTGCATGCCAAGAAGACCAGGACTCTCCAAGGCAGCCTTGTTCTTCACCACCCATAGGATTAAATTCCAACAAGAAGCAAAACACAAGCCTGCGTGAGCTGAATGAACAAGCAAGCCCACCTTTCCACGAAGGACATTCAAAAGACCTTTTTATGCACCCAAAAAGTATGAACAAGAGTAGTCGAGACGGCAAGATGAAATATGGTGGGGTGTCGCCAAGCCTCCATCTGCTGGCTCCTGACAGCGAAAGCGACAGCTGTTCGGTGTCCACAGGGGAAGACTTACTCTCACTGACTGAAGTTCTGAAGGAGAAGTGTTTGGCCCAgcgctgcactgtgagattaAAGAGATTAAACAGCCTGACTCTTAGTCAACTTTGCAGCCAGAGCACCTACTCCTCCTGCCTTACTGATCTTAGCTCATATCACAGAGGACCACCCGCCCAGCATCATTTGATTTCCCTGGATAATAAGTTACCACCAGAAGTGTTTTACGAGTCTGGTTTAGCTACCactcaagatgaagcctgcgaGCGTTCAAACACAGGGAATGGGCCGGAGTCTGAAAATTCAAATATTTCCATCAGCCATGCACTATCGCCGTCACTGTCAGCAGAAAGTGATTTCAAGGAGGTATCAACATCAACACACGCTGAATCCACCCAACACACTGGCAGCAGCTTTGAATTTTTCACTTGTGCGCAATTAGCAACCAGCTTTCCTGGGGAAATTTCAGCAACGGAACAGGAGGCACATGGTACATTTCAAGGAAAACGCTGCAAAGTTAGGGCTGAACGATTGAGGTTGGAGGAAATTAAAAGCGCAATCTCCAAAAGATTGTCAGTAGCACCATCAAGTGACAACAGTGTTGACACATCATGCAGGGCAGAAAGCCTCTCGTGGGCACTGATCCAAGAATGCCTAACTGACAAACCCGCAGTAAGAGTCGAGAGACTGGCTTTTACACAACTGAAGGAGCTGCAGCAAAAAGGCAGAAAGTGTCAATCTTCCTCAAATTGTTCCGATTTTACCAACGAGGACCTGACAAGAAACAAGCGGCAGAATAAAACAGACTCTGAACATTCTGAAAAGATTTCATGCAAAGTTGTGGAAAAGGGCTCGTCTAGTTCTTTCAGGCTTGTGGCCTCTGAAGAAAAAGCCTCCAGAAAAGGCCCTAAAGTTGACCAAAAAGCTTTTGGAAAAAACAAGAAGATGAGAAAGGGCATTTTAACCAAGCGTCCTGGTACCACCCGTAAGGCATGTGTCAGTGGTCTGAGCGTGAGCCGCTGGAAAAATGACAGTCGATCGCAAGCGCCGCATGTGTTCAAGAGGAATAATAAAGGGAATCCTGCCGACTGCACCATCAACGATCTGATCTCGGCTCAACCCAGTGGACTGCCG GGGTTCATAGGACGTACGTCAAATTGCACCACCCCAGTGAAGACGTGTCCCCTTAACCTGTCCTCGCTGCTGATCGACCACACGCTGTCCACGCAGCGCTGGAATCGGCTTAAATCCGCCCTCTCCGTTCACCGCAAAG TGCTGCTCACACCGCAGAGTTCAAAAAAGCCGATGCAAGCCGACGTCAGTCAG CTAATGTGTGACACAGATTTGTTCGAGGCAGAGAAGCCCTCTTTTGTGCTGCTCACACCGCAGAGTTCGAAACAGCAGACGCCAACAAACATCAGCCAG CTAATGTTTGACACAGATTTGTCAGATGCAGAGAAAGTCTTCGCTGAGTGTGGACAACACTGTCCGCTGCCCTGGAAGGAGTGCTTTTCACCTCTTCAAATGAGACGATGCGTCAAGATTGGGGAGGGTACATTTGGTGAGGTGTTCTCCACCGACAACTCGTCAGGAGAAACGGTTGCTCTTAAA gtCATTCCACTGGAAGGCAGTGAGAAGGTGAATGGGGAAGACCAGAAGACGTTCGGGGAGATCCTACATGAGATTATTATCTCCAA GGAGCTGAGCAGCCTGAAAGAGAAGACCAGCAGGCACAACCAGACCAGCTGCTTCATCGGACTTCATGA TCTCCACTGTGTCCGAGGCTGCTACCCTCCCGAGTTCCTGGATGCCTGGGACACCTTTGATAGGAAAAAGGGCTCTGAGAACGACAGACCAG atttatttgaaaatgaccAGTTGTTTCTCATTCTGGAGTTTGAGTTTGGTGGTGTCGACCTAGAGAACAGCAACGGAACG TTGTCGTCAGTGACTGTGGCAAAGAGTATCCTCCACCAAGTGACCGCCGCGCTGGCTGTGGCTGAGCAGCAGTTGAATTTTGAACACAG GGACCTCCACTGGGGCAACGTGCTcgtcaaaacaacaaagcagAAGACTGGAAGCTTCCTGCTCAACGGAGCAGCACACTCTTTGGAAACTAAAGGGGTGTTGGTCCGCATTATTGACTACTCTCTGTCCAGACTTGAAATTG ATGGCCTAACGGTGTCCTGCGACATTTCAAATGATGAGGAGCTCTTTATGGGACAAGGAGATTACCAGTTTGATATCTATAGACACATGAGAGAAGAAAATGG GACAATTTTCTGTATCTCAAGATCAGAACTCATACTTCCTCGCAGcgtcaaacaaaatggcaagtGGTGCCGCCAAAGgacaaataacaacaacatgcaCTGCTGA
- the haspin gene encoding uncharacterized protein haspin isoform X2, with protein sequence MATVKPIFMRTYGKKKCKLTPWISLQEHKQAFNSSTSLDDSLFEHAKYIKARKRKPISVAAAIMTRNNKRCRLISSESEEDMSFSVKSQKNPLQINATSKATKSSPKAKKIRATRRKAKENITNEEDIFRVPLRSCPEPSPRESVTRKQAPVSVRKGVTIRRKKQHCPMSSSSDEDLSSSTKSHTKPLQINTTSNLPHLSKAPFVTCRPRRPVTTKVKVSKAKGNVFTSLEDFTSGEESQVCFSRKKKRVPLAMLESSAENATSNLDTDPLLLNHSSDHSLGPRPRKPIFCSTPSVSLSSKRPHIVPFPSPNPTSLSISHIGASACQEDQDSPRQPCSSPPIGLNSNKKQNTSLRELNEQASPPFHEGHSKDLFMHPKSMNKSSRDGKMKYGGVSPSLHLLAPDSESDSCSVSTGEDLLSLTEVLKEKCLAQRCTVRLKRLNSLTLSQLCSQSTYSSCLTDLSSYHRGPPAQHHLISLDNKLPPEVFYESGLATTQDEACERSNTGNGPESENSNISISHALSPSLSAESDFKEVSTSTHAESTQHTGSSFEFFTCAQLATSFPGEISATEQEAHGTFQGKRCKVRAERLRLEEIKSAISKRLSVAPSSDNSVDTSCRAESLSWALIQECLTDKPAVRVERLAFTQLKELQQKGRKCQSSSNCSDFTNEDLTRNKRQNKTDSEHSEKISCKVVEKGSSSSFRLVASEEKASRKGPKVDQKAFGKNKKMRKGILTKRPGTTRKACVSGLSVSRWKNDSRSQAPHVFKRNNKGNPADCTINDLISAQPSGLPGFIGRTSNCTTPVKTCPLNLSSLLIDHTLSTQRWNRLKSALSVHRKVLLTPQSSKKPMQADVSQLMCDTDLFEAEKPSFVLLTPQSSKQQTPTNISQLMFDTDLSDAEKVFAECGQHCPLPWKECFSPLQMRRCVKIGEGTFGEVFSTDNSSGETVALKVIPLEGSEKVNGEDQKTFGEILHEIIISKELSSLKEKTSRHNQTSCFIGLHDLHCVRGCYPPEFLDAWDTFDRKKGSENDRPDLFENDQLFLILEFEFGGVDLENSNGTLSSVTVAKSILHQVTAALAVAEQQLNFEHRDLHWGNVLVKTTKQKTGSFLLNGAAHSLETKGVLVRIIDYSLSRLEIDGLTVSCDISNDEELFMGQGDYQFDIYRHMREENGNNWNSYHPHSNVLWLHYLCSKLLSMRYRGMGGRSNKDALKELTRFHDNVLQYTSAMEALEKCPIFK encoded by the exons atggccaCAGTGAAGCCAATATTTATGAGGACTTACGGGAagaaaaaatgcaaattgacGCCCTGGATTTCACTGCAGGAGCACAAGCAGGCCTTCAATAGCTCCACGTCTTTAGACGATTCCTTGTTTGAACACGCCAAGTACATCAAAGCCAG GAAAAGAAAACCTATCTCAGTCGCAGCAGCCATCATGACAAGAAATAACAAGAGGTGTCGTCTGATTAGCAGCGAGAGCGAGGAAGATATGTCATTTTCTGTGAAAAGTCAGAAAAACCCTCTGCAAATCAATGCAACTTCCAA agCAACGAAAAGTTCTCCTAAGGCAAAGAAGATCCGTGCAACAAGGAGGAAAGCAAAAGAGAACATTACTAATGAGGAGGACATTTTCAGAGTGCCCCTCCGCTCCTGCCCTGAGCCTTCTCCACGGGAAAGCGTAACCAG GAAACAAGCACCTGTGTCAGTCAGAAAAGGGGTCACAATAAGACGGAAGAAGCAGCATTGTCCAATGAGCAGTTCCAGTGACGAAGATCTGTCATCTTCTACAAAAAGCCACACAAAGCCACTTCAAATTAATACTACTTCCAA TCTTCCCCATCTTTCAAAAGCCCCGTTTGTGACTTGTCGCCCACGCCGCCCCGTCACCACTAAAGTGAAAGTCTCAAAGGCAAAAGGCAACGTCTTCACATCCTTGGAAGACTTTACTTCTGGAGAGGAAAGCCAAGTCTGTTTTTCTCGCAAGAAGAAGAGAGTCCCTCTGGCAATGCTGGAATCAAGTGCGGAGAATGCCACCAGCAACCTGGATACCGATCCCTTGCTCCTAAATCATTCATCAGATCACAGCCTTGGGCCGCGCCCCAGGAAGCCTATCTTTTGCTCTACACCTTCAGTTAGCCTGTCAAGCAAACGTCCCCATATTGTTCCGTTTCCGTCCCCGAACCCCACATCCTTGTCCATCAGCCACATAGGTGCAAGTGCATGCCAAGAAGACCAGGACTCTCCAAGGCAGCCTTGTTCTTCACCACCCATAGGATTAAATTCCAACAAGAAGCAAAACACAAGCCTGCGTGAGCTGAATGAACAAGCAAGCCCACCTTTCCACGAAGGACATTCAAAAGACCTTTTTATGCACCCAAAAAGTATGAACAAGAGTAGTCGAGACGGCAAGATGAAATATGGTGGGGTGTCGCCAAGCCTCCATCTGCTGGCTCCTGACAGCGAAAGCGACAGCTGTTCGGTGTCCACAGGGGAAGACTTACTCTCACTGACTGAAGTTCTGAAGGAGAAGTGTTTGGCCCAgcgctgcactgtgagattaAAGAGATTAAACAGCCTGACTCTTAGTCAACTTTGCAGCCAGAGCACCTACTCCTCCTGCCTTACTGATCTTAGCTCATATCACAGAGGACCACCCGCCCAGCATCATTTGATTTCCCTGGATAATAAGTTACCACCAGAAGTGTTTTACGAGTCTGGTTTAGCTACCactcaagatgaagcctgcgaGCGTTCAAACACAGGGAATGGGCCGGAGTCTGAAAATTCAAATATTTCCATCAGCCATGCACTATCGCCGTCACTGTCAGCAGAAAGTGATTTCAAGGAGGTATCAACATCAACACACGCTGAATCCACCCAACACACTGGCAGCAGCTTTGAATTTTTCACTTGTGCGCAATTAGCAACCAGCTTTCCTGGGGAAATTTCAGCAACGGAACAGGAGGCACATGGTACATTTCAAGGAAAACGCTGCAAAGTTAGGGCTGAACGATTGAGGTTGGAGGAAATTAAAAGCGCAATCTCCAAAAGATTGTCAGTAGCACCATCAAGTGACAACAGTGTTGACACATCATGCAGGGCAGAAAGCCTCTCGTGGGCACTGATCCAAGAATGCCTAACTGACAAACCCGCAGTAAGAGTCGAGAGACTGGCTTTTACACAACTGAAGGAGCTGCAGCAAAAAGGCAGAAAGTGTCAATCTTCCTCAAATTGTTCCGATTTTACCAACGAGGACCTGACAAGAAACAAGCGGCAGAATAAAACAGACTCTGAACATTCTGAAAAGATTTCATGCAAAGTTGTGGAAAAGGGCTCGTCTAGTTCTTTCAGGCTTGTGGCCTCTGAAGAAAAAGCCTCCAGAAAAGGCCCTAAAGTTGACCAAAAAGCTTTTGGAAAAAACAAGAAGATGAGAAAGGGCATTTTAACCAAGCGTCCTGGTACCACCCGTAAGGCATGTGTCAGTGGTCTGAGCGTGAGCCGCTGGAAAAATGACAGTCGATCGCAAGCGCCGCATGTGTTCAAGAGGAATAATAAAGGGAATCCTGCCGACTGCACCATCAACGATCTGATCTCGGCTCAACCCAGTGGACTGCCG GGGTTCATAGGACGTACGTCAAATTGCACCACCCCAGTGAAGACGTGTCCCCTTAACCTGTCCTCGCTGCTGATCGACCACACGCTGTCCACGCAGCGCTGGAATCGGCTTAAATCCGCCCTCTCCGTTCACCGCAAAG TGCTGCTCACACCGCAGAGTTCAAAAAAGCCGATGCAAGCCGACGTCAGTCAG CTAATGTGTGACACAGATTTGTTCGAGGCAGAGAAGCCCTCTTTTGTGCTGCTCACACCGCAGAGTTCGAAACAGCAGACGCCAACAAACATCAGCCAG CTAATGTTTGACACAGATTTGTCAGATGCAGAGAAAGTCTTCGCTGAGTGTGGACAACACTGTCCGCTGCCCTGGAAGGAGTGCTTTTCACCTCTTCAAATGAGACGATGCGTCAAGATTGGGGAGGGTACATTTGGTGAGGTGTTCTCCACCGACAACTCGTCAGGAGAAACGGTTGCTCTTAAA gtCATTCCACTGGAAGGCAGTGAGAAGGTGAATGGGGAAGACCAGAAGACGTTCGGGGAGATCCTACATGAGATTATTATCTCCAA GGAGCTGAGCAGCCTGAAAGAGAAGACCAGCAGGCACAACCAGACCAGCTGCTTCATCGGACTTCATGA TCTCCACTGTGTCCGAGGCTGCTACCCTCCCGAGTTCCTGGATGCCTGGGACACCTTTGATAGGAAAAAGGGCTCTGAGAACGACAGACCAG atttatttgaaaatgaccAGTTGTTTCTCATTCTGGAGTTTGAGTTTGGTGGTGTCGACCTAGAGAACAGCAACGGAACG TTGTCGTCAGTGACTGTGGCAAAGAGTATCCTCCACCAAGTGACCGCCGCGCTGGCTGTGGCTGAGCAGCAGTTGAATTTTGAACACAG GGACCTCCACTGGGGCAACGTGCTcgtcaaaacaacaaagcagAAGACTGGAAGCTTCCTGCTCAACGGAGCAGCACACTCTTTGGAAACTAAAGGGGTGTTGGTCCGCATTATTGACTACTCTCTGTCCAGACTTGAAATTG ATGGCCTAACGGTGTCCTGCGACATTTCAAATGATGAGGAGCTCTTTATGGGACAAGGAGATTACCAGTTTGATATCTATAGACACATGAGAGAAGAAAATGG TAACAACTGGAACAGCTACCACCCTCATTCCAACGTGTTGTGGCTCCACTATTTGTGCTCCAAACTGCTTTCCATGAGGTACCGCGGAATGGGCGGCAGGAGCAACAAAGACGCATTGAAGGAGCTCACACGTTTTCACGACAACGTCCTGCAGTACACTTCTGCAATGGAAGCACTCGAAAAATGCCCCATATTTAAGTAG
- the haspin gene encoding uncharacterized protein haspin isoform X1 — MATVKPIFMRTYGKKKCKLTPWISLQEHKQAFNSSTSLDDSLFEHAKYIKARKRKPISVAAAIMTRNNKRCRLISSESEEDMSFSVKSQKNPLQINATSKATKSSPKAKKIRATRRKAKENITNEEDIFRVPLRSCPEPSPRESVTSRKQAPVSVRKGVTIRRKKQHCPMSSSSDEDLSSSTKSHTKPLQINTTSNLPHLSKAPFVTCRPRRPVTTKVKVSKAKGNVFTSLEDFTSGEESQVCFSRKKKRVPLAMLESSAENATSNLDTDPLLLNHSSDHSLGPRPRKPIFCSTPSVSLSSKRPHIVPFPSPNPTSLSISHIGASACQEDQDSPRQPCSSPPIGLNSNKKQNTSLRELNEQASPPFHEGHSKDLFMHPKSMNKSSRDGKMKYGGVSPSLHLLAPDSESDSCSVSTGEDLLSLTEVLKEKCLAQRCTVRLKRLNSLTLSQLCSQSTYSSCLTDLSSYHRGPPAQHHLISLDNKLPPEVFYESGLATTQDEACERSNTGNGPESENSNISISHALSPSLSAESDFKEVSTSTHAESTQHTGSSFEFFTCAQLATSFPGEISATEQEAHGTFQGKRCKVRAERLRLEEIKSAISKRLSVAPSSDNSVDTSCRAESLSWALIQECLTDKPAVRVERLAFTQLKELQQKGRKCQSSSNCSDFTNEDLTRNKRQNKTDSEHSEKISCKVVEKGSSSSFRLVASEEKASRKGPKVDQKAFGKNKKMRKGILTKRPGTTRKACVSGLSVSRWKNDSRSQAPHVFKRNNKGNPADCTINDLISAQPSGLPGFIGRTSNCTTPVKTCPLNLSSLLIDHTLSTQRWNRLKSALSVHRKVLLTPQSSKKPMQADVSQLMCDTDLFEAEKPSFVLLTPQSSKQQTPTNISQLMFDTDLSDAEKVFAECGQHCPLPWKECFSPLQMRRCVKIGEGTFGEVFSTDNSSGETVALKVIPLEGSEKVNGEDQKTFGEILHEIIISKELSSLKEKTSRHNQTSCFIGLHDLHCVRGCYPPEFLDAWDTFDRKKGSENDRPDLFENDQLFLILEFEFGGVDLENSNGTLSSVTVAKSILHQVTAALAVAEQQLNFEHRDLHWGNVLVKTTKQKTGSFLLNGAAHSLETKGVLVRIIDYSLSRLEIDGLTVSCDISNDEELFMGQGDYQFDIYRHMREENGNNWNSYHPHSNVLWLHYLCSKLLSMRYRGMGGRSNKDALKELTRFHDNVLQYTSAMEALEKCPIFK, encoded by the exons atggccaCAGTGAAGCCAATATTTATGAGGACTTACGGGAagaaaaaatgcaaattgacGCCCTGGATTTCACTGCAGGAGCACAAGCAGGCCTTCAATAGCTCCACGTCTTTAGACGATTCCTTGTTTGAACACGCCAAGTACATCAAAGCCAG GAAAAGAAAACCTATCTCAGTCGCAGCAGCCATCATGACAAGAAATAACAAGAGGTGTCGTCTGATTAGCAGCGAGAGCGAGGAAGATATGTCATTTTCTGTGAAAAGTCAGAAAAACCCTCTGCAAATCAATGCAACTTCCAA agCAACGAAAAGTTCTCCTAAGGCAAAGAAGATCCGTGCAACAAGGAGGAAAGCAAAAGAGAACATTACTAATGAGGAGGACATTTTCAGAGTGCCCCTCCGCTCCTGCCCTGAGCCTTCTCCACGGGAAAGCGTAACCAG CAGGAAACAAGCACCTGTGTCAGTCAGAAAAGGGGTCACAATAAGACGGAAGAAGCAGCATTGTCCAATGAGCAGTTCCAGTGACGAAGATCTGTCATCTTCTACAAAAAGCCACACAAAGCCACTTCAAATTAATACTACTTCCAA TCTTCCCCATCTTTCAAAAGCCCCGTTTGTGACTTGTCGCCCACGCCGCCCCGTCACCACTAAAGTGAAAGTCTCAAAGGCAAAAGGCAACGTCTTCACATCCTTGGAAGACTTTACTTCTGGAGAGGAAAGCCAAGTCTGTTTTTCTCGCAAGAAGAAGAGAGTCCCTCTGGCAATGCTGGAATCAAGTGCGGAGAATGCCACCAGCAACCTGGATACCGATCCCTTGCTCCTAAATCATTCATCAGATCACAGCCTTGGGCCGCGCCCCAGGAAGCCTATCTTTTGCTCTACACCTTCAGTTAGCCTGTCAAGCAAACGTCCCCATATTGTTCCGTTTCCGTCCCCGAACCCCACATCCTTGTCCATCAGCCACATAGGTGCAAGTGCATGCCAAGAAGACCAGGACTCTCCAAGGCAGCCTTGTTCTTCACCACCCATAGGATTAAATTCCAACAAGAAGCAAAACACAAGCCTGCGTGAGCTGAATGAACAAGCAAGCCCACCTTTCCACGAAGGACATTCAAAAGACCTTTTTATGCACCCAAAAAGTATGAACAAGAGTAGTCGAGACGGCAAGATGAAATATGGTGGGGTGTCGCCAAGCCTCCATCTGCTGGCTCCTGACAGCGAAAGCGACAGCTGTTCGGTGTCCACAGGGGAAGACTTACTCTCACTGACTGAAGTTCTGAAGGAGAAGTGTTTGGCCCAgcgctgcactgtgagattaAAGAGATTAAACAGCCTGACTCTTAGTCAACTTTGCAGCCAGAGCACCTACTCCTCCTGCCTTACTGATCTTAGCTCATATCACAGAGGACCACCCGCCCAGCATCATTTGATTTCCCTGGATAATAAGTTACCACCAGAAGTGTTTTACGAGTCTGGTTTAGCTACCactcaagatgaagcctgcgaGCGTTCAAACACAGGGAATGGGCCGGAGTCTGAAAATTCAAATATTTCCATCAGCCATGCACTATCGCCGTCACTGTCAGCAGAAAGTGATTTCAAGGAGGTATCAACATCAACACACGCTGAATCCACCCAACACACTGGCAGCAGCTTTGAATTTTTCACTTGTGCGCAATTAGCAACCAGCTTTCCTGGGGAAATTTCAGCAACGGAACAGGAGGCACATGGTACATTTCAAGGAAAACGCTGCAAAGTTAGGGCTGAACGATTGAGGTTGGAGGAAATTAAAAGCGCAATCTCCAAAAGATTGTCAGTAGCACCATCAAGTGACAACAGTGTTGACACATCATGCAGGGCAGAAAGCCTCTCGTGGGCACTGATCCAAGAATGCCTAACTGACAAACCCGCAGTAAGAGTCGAGAGACTGGCTTTTACACAACTGAAGGAGCTGCAGCAAAAAGGCAGAAAGTGTCAATCTTCCTCAAATTGTTCCGATTTTACCAACGAGGACCTGACAAGAAACAAGCGGCAGAATAAAACAGACTCTGAACATTCTGAAAAGATTTCATGCAAAGTTGTGGAAAAGGGCTCGTCTAGTTCTTTCAGGCTTGTGGCCTCTGAAGAAAAAGCCTCCAGAAAAGGCCCTAAAGTTGACCAAAAAGCTTTTGGAAAAAACAAGAAGATGAGAAAGGGCATTTTAACCAAGCGTCCTGGTACCACCCGTAAGGCATGTGTCAGTGGTCTGAGCGTGAGCCGCTGGAAAAATGACAGTCGATCGCAAGCGCCGCATGTGTTCAAGAGGAATAATAAAGGGAATCCTGCCGACTGCACCATCAACGATCTGATCTCGGCTCAACCCAGTGGACTGCCG GGGTTCATAGGACGTACGTCAAATTGCACCACCCCAGTGAAGACGTGTCCCCTTAACCTGTCCTCGCTGCTGATCGACCACACGCTGTCCACGCAGCGCTGGAATCGGCTTAAATCCGCCCTCTCCGTTCACCGCAAAG TGCTGCTCACACCGCAGAGTTCAAAAAAGCCGATGCAAGCCGACGTCAGTCAG CTAATGTGTGACACAGATTTGTTCGAGGCAGAGAAGCCCTCTTTTGTGCTGCTCACACCGCAGAGTTCGAAACAGCAGACGCCAACAAACATCAGCCAG CTAATGTTTGACACAGATTTGTCAGATGCAGAGAAAGTCTTCGCTGAGTGTGGACAACACTGTCCGCTGCCCTGGAAGGAGTGCTTTTCACCTCTTCAAATGAGACGATGCGTCAAGATTGGGGAGGGTACATTTGGTGAGGTGTTCTCCACCGACAACTCGTCAGGAGAAACGGTTGCTCTTAAA gtCATTCCACTGGAAGGCAGTGAGAAGGTGAATGGGGAAGACCAGAAGACGTTCGGGGAGATCCTACATGAGATTATTATCTCCAA GGAGCTGAGCAGCCTGAAAGAGAAGACCAGCAGGCACAACCAGACCAGCTGCTTCATCGGACTTCATGA TCTCCACTGTGTCCGAGGCTGCTACCCTCCCGAGTTCCTGGATGCCTGGGACACCTTTGATAGGAAAAAGGGCTCTGAGAACGACAGACCAG atttatttgaaaatgaccAGTTGTTTCTCATTCTGGAGTTTGAGTTTGGTGGTGTCGACCTAGAGAACAGCAACGGAACG TTGTCGTCAGTGACTGTGGCAAAGAGTATCCTCCACCAAGTGACCGCCGCGCTGGCTGTGGCTGAGCAGCAGTTGAATTTTGAACACAG GGACCTCCACTGGGGCAACGTGCTcgtcaaaacaacaaagcagAAGACTGGAAGCTTCCTGCTCAACGGAGCAGCACACTCTTTGGAAACTAAAGGGGTGTTGGTCCGCATTATTGACTACTCTCTGTCCAGACTTGAAATTG ATGGCCTAACGGTGTCCTGCGACATTTCAAATGATGAGGAGCTCTTTATGGGACAAGGAGATTACCAGTTTGATATCTATAGACACATGAGAGAAGAAAATGG TAACAACTGGAACAGCTACCACCCTCATTCCAACGTGTTGTGGCTCCACTATTTGTGCTCCAAACTGCTTTCCATGAGGTACCGCGGAATGGGCGGCAGGAGCAACAAAGACGCATTGAAGGAGCTCACACGTTTTCACGACAACGTCCTGCAGTACACTTCTGCAATGGAAGCACTCGAAAAATGCCCCATATTTAAGTAG